ATTATAACACATTACGCAAAATTACGCACTATTTATCGGAGGGAATTTGACATTTTTCCAATAAAAAAAGCCCTATTTTCAAGGCTTGTAGAGATTTCTATATAGGTCGCAAGTGTCAAAGACCCGTATCTACCGCATCTAACTTACATACACCCGGTAAATATTTTTCGGCCAGGGTTGAAAATAACACTGGTTCAAAAATAACTTTGACTCCCCACAAATTTTTAGTTATAATATTAGTTGCATTTATAAAAAATGATTTCTCCAAGCGGGTGTAGCTCAATGGTAGAGCATCGGCCTTCCAAGCCGAGTACGTGGGTTCGATTCCCATCACCCGCTCCATTTTTTATAGGATACTATTTTAATTTGTTGTGTGACTGGAAGCATAAGTTTGCCAAATGGCAGACTTATGCTTCCTTTTTAATAGAACGAAAGCCCGCAGCAAGAAATTTAGCCTTGATAACCCAGTAATCATGTATTCGCACGATATTATTGTATATGCTCTTATGCCTTCCTCATATACCGGGAAGCATTGATCTTCGTGGTGTTTCGGGGAATGGTGCATAAATCTTAAATCAAAGGCTCGCGGCAGGCTTATGCTTCCTAAACGGGCTTTCGGTAGACTTATGCTTCCTTGACCCTCGTCCTGCGTTTACCCAACATTTTTAGCCTCCTCGTTTTTCCCTTATCTATCGAATACGCCTATTTTTAACCATCCGACACGCACACAAAAAAAAAGAGTAAGGACGTGGATTAAATCCTACATCCTTATTTTTAAAGGCTTTGGTGTCGGAGAAGCGACATTATTTTATCACAACTTTGTAAAGTGGGATGAATAAATACATATTTACTGGAAGCAATGGTTTTCGTCCATTGCTTTTTTTGATCAAGAGAAGGATTCAACATTGTAAACCGCGTTAATGTAGCCTATGATGTTAGTCCTTAACCGTTTGTGATCATGGCCTAGAGATTAGAAGGAATTACCTATCATTTAGAAAGAACTTCGTAAATACTCGTCGCCACTTTGAAGTTAACACCCAGAGCATCGAAGTGAGCCTGGCCGCAATCTATCTTACGGTTCTCAGTTTCTCTCCGCCCGTCGCGGTCATGTGTACTTTTGGTCTCGCGGACCAGGTAGAGCTTATCGTCGTGTTCCGTAACGACTGCCCAGTCGGGATTGTAGTCTCCTAATGGTGTCGGCACGACGAACCAGCGTGGCAGCTTGCAATAGAATTTGACGTTCTGGTCCGTATCCAGCTTCTCCGCGATTTCCCGCTCCACCCCTGAATCAAAAGGAATGTAGTCGTACGGGGTACGGTCGTCTTTGCTTTGCACTTCGTACAGGCGGGATAGGTATTCTTCGATCTCCTTTTCTTCAAATTCATATTAATGGCTTGGAATCTATCAATTCGATTTTTATCTGATAGGCTTTCATATGCTTTCCCGATTTCCTTTCCGGTTATTCTACTGAAATGTTCATCAATTTTTCACTTGATGGCTATTCTTTACCATATTGTTCATTTTAAAATAGAGAATTATGGCAATCAATTCTATACCGCAGGTGAAAGCAATAATAAATCCTATTTTGTTCATATCATACAGCAATCCCATCAGTGCCGCTCCACCAAGCAAAGCCAAGCCATAACTGGTGTTAAAAACCCCATAGCCGGTACCCCGTTTATTAAAAGGTGTAATATCTGCTATGGCTGAACGCATTACAGTTTCATGAGTACCCATAACAATGCCAAAAACGATCATGCCAATAACGATGAGTATTGTTGAATGGCTCAAGGTGAGGAATGGCAAAAACAGCGTGATGAACGGAATTGCCATCAAAACCAGAAGACCTCCAGTTCTCATTTCCGTCCTAATTTTTAATCGATCATAAGCTTTGCCAATAAACAGCGCTGTAGCAGCATCGACAATCATGGCTACTGAATACAGCAGAGTTATGTTTCCGTCTGACATCAGGTTATTCGCTTTCAAGTGGTAACCCACTGTGCTGAAATTGACAAATCCCAACGTACAGAAAAACGTAAAGGCTGTATAGATCCAAAATATCGGCTTAAGGTGCTCTGAATAAAACTCTTTTTTTACAACAGCAGGTATAAGATTGTCGCGTTTAATCCTCCTGTAGGCATATATCAGAAATATCATCAGAATTGCGAATGGAACAAATAACGCTTTATACCCTAACTGGTACTGTGCAATGCCGTTCTTCCCCGTAAAATAAAACACCATAGTAAAAATAAGGGGTCCGATAAATGCTCCAATCTGGTCCAAAGCTTCCTGAAGGCCGAAGGCAAACCCAACCCCGACTTGATTTTCTGCAACTCCGGAAAGGATTGTATCCTTAGCAGGACTTCGCAGCGCTTTCCCGATTCGCTCCATCAAAATAAGAACAACAAGAATATTCCAGTTCATCGTAAATCCTATCAGGGGTACAATCAAAAGCATACCGTAGCCTAGGAACATAAAAAGCCAGTATCTGCCGCTCTTATCGGATAAAACTCCGGCAACGAGTCTTAGAAAATATCCAAGGAACTCACCGATACCAAAGACCAGACCGACCTGAGCAGCGCTGATTGTCAGTAAATTTAAGTACTGACTGTTGGCGCTTCTTGCAGTCTCATAGACCACATCCCCCATCATACTGATAATACCGAATATGATGATCACCGTAACAGCCGGGGTAAAACGATTTTTGGATTGAGTACTCATAAGCTAATAACCTTTCCTTGTGTTCCTTATGGCTTTATTTCAAATCTATGTAATCTACAAATTCTTCATATAATCCGTTAACGAGGCTCCAGGCAGTTTACGCTGCTTTTGCAGCATATTTGCCCATATTGCATTGCCTTGAGCTTCGGTTATCAGGCCGCCATGTAAGGCTTCAACCAAAATATCCGCCGTTGTAATGTGCTGCAGCCCATACTTTTTAACATACGGAACAATATCACGAAGATTATTGCTCGCCACTATGCCGTTATTTTGTTTGGCTAAAACAATTGCAGCAGCTTCCCCGCGCCCAATCACCCTAAAGCCTTGCTCTGGATTTGAAGTCAATGATATGTAGAGCATATGTTCTTCAGTGCCGGCCATTATCTGCCCTATGCTGACATATCCGGAACCAATAAGTGTATCGGTCTTCTGCTTCAAATGCGGGACGAATGGTTTTGACAACTCATCATAAACCTGCTGGGGAACAATGATTTTGCCGCCGTAAAGCTTGACCAATATATTCTCATTCCCTACCCATAAGAACGCAGAAAGGCAGTCAGTATCAATAAACAGCTTATTAGTCATATCTTTCTACCTCTGCTGCGTCAAGGCCGTAGACAATATCCGGCCGGAAGGCATCCATCAAAAGTTCTTCATATTTGCCATCAGATATAATATCTTTTTCTTTAAGCTCTTCTGCGAGCTTGATGTAGTCGCCGGTTGTCATATACCGCTTATTTTCCGGCAAAGGCAGGTAAAGAGAGGCATCATAACCAAGCCTTAAGGCAGACTTAATTACATTGGATTTCATGGTCTCAGCAAATTCCCTGCTGATATATCCATCGTTAATCAAGCGAAAAAGCGTGGCCTGCCTGCTCATTTGAAAATACTGTTCAATCTTTACCACATCTTCGGCTGCTAAAGTCATAGGTTTTTTCTTTAAAACATCTGTTATAAAGGATTTTAGGGCATCATAGGGCGCTAAAAAATATGATGCAAAAGCATCTGCTTCTTTTTCAGTCTCTGGCTTGTCTGCCTCAATATTTTGTTCACAGACAGTGCTTACGAACCCATCCTGTATAAATAGATGGTATAACTCATGTGCTGCGGAATAGCGTTGCCGTCCATAAGAAAGAGTGGAATTAATAGCCATAACCATATCGTCAGCTGACTTTATACACATGCCGCTGATGCGTTCCGAAAAAGGATAAAATATCAAGGTGAAATTGTCCAATCTTCCCAGAATGGCAAAAATATCAAGGGGAGACATGGCGTCCTCCCCCAGACGTTTTCTGAGCATCACGGCTTCGGAATTTAATTCAATCTTTTCTTTCACGAATGTGCCACCTCTAATAGCTGCCGCATTTGCTTCAAATTCAAAGCAATTTTATTAATATCGGAAATTGCGGCCAGATCGTCTTTGCTGATCGACGCAGCTCTAAAAGCAAACTGCAAGTGCTTTATATCATCATTCCCATCTGATAGTTCGTCGAGAGTACAGCCGAATAAACAACAAGCCTTCTCTAATGCGTCAACGCTTAGCTGCCTCTCTCCTTTTTCACATTTGGAAATGTAACTTTGATCTACATTTAAAAAAGCAGCTAACTGCGCCTGATTTAAACCGCTTCTTTCCCGCAAAGTTTTTAGTCTATTCCCTATGCCATTTATAGCGATCATTTATTTTCACTCCCTTCTACGTATATTATATGTCCTCGCTGTCATAAAATAAACATTTATTTTTATGTTTTTTATGACAAGGTAGAGGACAAAATATTTTCTAAATTGATCTATTGGTAGTTTAGCCCTGCCCGTAGTCATATATCGCTTGTTTTCGGGCAAAGGCAGGTAAAGAGAGGTATCATAACCAAGCCTTAATTACATTGGATTTCATTGTCTCAGCAAATTCCCTGCTGATATATCCATCGTTAATCAAGCGAAAAAGCGTGGTCTGCCTGCTCATTTGAAAATACTGCTCTATTTTCACAACATCTTCTTCTGACAAATTCGAACAAATAGGGCCAAGGCTTGGTTAAAGCTATTTCCTAATATTGGTATAATCACATCACCTGCAACTAGTTTAAATCAAATCTTCTTCAGAAATAGTAGTTACGCTTCAACCTTATCAGAATAATGGTTATATCGGGCCCCAATTTTCTTATATTGCCTTCTTCCTGTTTTTTTACAATGAAAGTCTCTGGTCATATATTCCGTAATATTTGCTGCTTCCAACAACCTAGAAGCTCGTCCATCATTTGAGTATAGATAATTACATATTTTGGCCCAAATACGTTGTATTTCAAGAAATTCTTTGTAATGCTTTTGGACGTTACTGTGATATTTCTCTAATTCAATTGCTATATTCATAAATTCCTTCCTATTAAAGTAATTACACAATTTAGGCAATGTTTCACCTAGCTGTTGCCTCATCTGTTCAATTTTATCTTCGTAGACATTTCGTTGTGTTATATATAGCAGAAGTGGTTTGTATCGAATCCAGCCAATACAAGCATTGTAGAAGCGGGTTATAATTTGCTCTGAATCTGCTTTAACGTATCGAAGGTTGATAGGCAATACTCCATCAAGCAAATGATTATAGGTAGAAAATCCGTCATGGAATGTATAACACGGTACCCGGATCACCTTGTGTTCGCTCAGACAGGTGCTTAAAAAAGTGTCTTCACCACGTGCACCGGGCGGATTATAGAATGGCTTGACTCTAAGGAGATCGGTCAGGTTAATACAGAGGTTCCCTCCGGAAATAAATTTACAATGATTGACTTCCTTAACCTCCTTTGTTACATCGCTGGTGAGCACCTGCGTATCGGCATAAGTAATACTGCCATTATTCATTATCATTCGTATTGAATCCCAATTAATGATATCGTTGCTTATAGCTTCTATAAATGTAGCAAAATCCTTCTCAGTCAGAACGCTGTTAAATTCCACATACGGAATGGGGGATACATACCCACAATGATAGCCATGAGTGATATCAGCCTGTCTTATATAGCGCAAGTGAGTTTTTATAACATGCTGACCACTCCATACAACGTTCGGGCGTGTCCTGGTTACTGCCAGTGGATATTCGTCATCATCCAGGAAAATAAGATAATCTATGTTGTTTTTTATCGCAGTATAAAGGATAGAATTACGCTGGGCTGCATATCCACTTCCAAAAATCCAAGTTTCTTTTTTATCGATAACATTTTTCCGCACAAGATGCTGGACTTCCGCTTTCATCTCATCTTTACCTATAAAATAGGTATTATCTATCAGATCAAGCACTTCTTGTTTTATTTCAGTATAATCTTGTGGTTTGGTATTTGAATACTTTAAATCATAAGCAACTAAAAGGTTTAGACCGATATCTTTTCTTTCAGCCAAACCACATTCCCGCCAGTTGTAAACATAACTTTTTAAAACCTTTCGAAAGCTCTTACGTCCTGTTGCAAAACCTATTCCTACTTGAATGTTTTTGTTCAACATCATCAACCTCCCCAACCATTATTAAAAACATTCAATAAAGAATAAGAATCGTTAAACATCTGATATGGAAATTTAGAACAAAACCGCTGTCAATCCACCCCTTTTCTTAATTTACTTGCATATTTTCGCATATCTCTGCTGGTTCGAAGATGTCTTCTCAATCGCCTGAATATTTCCACCAGTTTTATTAATTTGATTTAAAAATAACGTTCCAAGAAGTAGCCTGTCTTTTAATGGAATTCTATTCCAGACATAACCCTTAAATAAATCTCTGACCAGAAATATCTCGTCTTCTTGAAGGTTATAAGTTTCTTTTATAGCTTCGTCCAATAATTCATTAACATCAACCACGACAAACACCCCCTTTATCATCATTATTAACATTGTTGTTATCAACATTGTACTACTATTCCGCATATTGTCAATCATACAAAAAGACCGCCAATCAAGGAGCATTTATCCTCAACTGGCGGTTGCCATGTTCCCCTAATTCTCAATTTCAACCTCTACACCTGACTTAAATTCCACCGTCAGCCTGTCCTCAAATACCGTTACCTTCTCCACAAGCCGCCTGACCAGCTTATCATCAAACTCTGTAACCACACCGCTTTGCCCCCGCAGGAATTAGTTCATTTCTGCAATACGCTGGCGTCTGTTTTGCCGTTCGGCATTGTGTACCATTGTGTTTTGCTTGATTTCCCGCAGGCGGTAGATTTCGTCCGCTACCTTTTCATAGTCGGCTTTTGAGTGAGCAAGGCGCAGCAGCTCCTCTTGCAATTCATTGAGCTTGGCATCAATATCACCGGTCTCTTTATCGTATTCCACAGACAGCACCGTCTCTATATTCTGCTTCAGCGTTGCCATAAATCCATCCCGATCAGCAATAACCAGATTGATCGCTTTGGTTATTGCATTCTGCAGTTCGCCGTTTTGAAAACGGAAGGCAAAGCCCATCTTGACGTTCTGACTGAGTGACAACGACTCCTGCTGGGCTAGCGACGCCATGATGGTAAGCAGAATCTCACCCTTGCTATCCAGCGTGTTGATATTCTCTTTCTCGAAAAACACGGGAATGCCGTTTATGAATTCAAATTCAGCGGCTCCGCTGTGGGATACGGTAATCCGCATGATAACCTGCCGCATCATCTCACCGTCGATTTTATCCGGTGTCTTTTGTAAAGCGGCAAGCAGCTTCTCGGTCTGGTATTCAAAATCATCCACTGTTACTTGTGAGTATACATACTCTGCTTGC
The sequence above is a segment of the Pelotomaculum isophthalicicum JI genome. Coding sequences within it:
- a CDS encoding MFS transporter yields the protein MSTQSKNRFTPAVTVIIIFGIISMMGDVVYETARSANSQYLNLLTISAAQVGLVFGIGEFLGYFLRLVAGVLSDKSGRYWLFMFLGYGMLLIVPLIGFTMNWNILVVLILMERIGKALRSPAKDTILSGVAENQVGVGFAFGLQEALDQIGAFIGPLIFTMVFYFTGKNGIAQYQLGYKALFVPFAILMIFLIYAYRRIKRDNLIPAVVKKEFYSEHLKPIFWIYTAFTFFCTLGFVNFSTVGYHLKANNLMSDGNITLLYSVAMIVDAATALFIGKAYDRLKIRTEMRTGGLLVLMAIPFITLFLPFLTLSHSTILIVIGMIVFGIVMGTHETVMRSAIADITPFNKRGTGYGVFNTSYGLALLGGAALMGLLYDMNKIGFIIAFTCGIELIAIILYFKMNNMVKNSHQVKN
- a CDS encoding ImmA/IrrE family metallo-endopeptidase, with amino-acid sequence MKEKIELNSEAVMLRKRLGEDAMSPLDIFAILGRLDNFTLIFYPFSERISGMCIKSADDMVMAINSTLSYGRQRYSAAHELYHLFIQDGFVSTVCEQNIEADKPETEKEADAFASYFLAPYDALKSFITDVLKKKPMTLAAEDVVKIEQYFQMSRQATLFRLINDGYISREFAETMKSNVIKSALRLGYDASLYLPLPENKRYMTTGDYIKLAEELKEKDIISDGKYEELLMDAFRPDIVYGLDAAEVERYD
- a CDS encoding helix-turn-helix domain-containing protein gives rise to the protein MIAINGIGNRLKTLRERSGLNQAQLAAFLNVDQSYISKCEKGERQLSVDALEKACCLFGCTLDELSDGNDDIKHLQFAFRAASISKDDLAAISDINKIALNLKQMRQLLEVAHS
- a CDS encoding single-stranded DNA-binding protein, encoding MVDVNELLDEAIKETYNLQEDEIFLVRDLFKGYVWNRIPLKDRLLLGTLFLNQINKTGGNIQAIEKTSSNQQRYAKICK
- a CDS encoding recombinase zinc beta ribbon domain-containing protein, whose translation is MAHTPYGYSIKNGKAVIDDNKALQVRRLFTEYVGGMSLQAAGDKLGIKRRHTSLGRNKNYFADDKTEISPFEGKIFCNECGSEYRRYQDDGKERWRCRRRIVKGRLCCNSPMIPETVLETSFMEIIRTLDIAALKEKPPAPRIQIEQRFADPFKQAEYVYSQVTVDDFEYQTEKLLAALQKTPDKIDGEMMRQVIMRITVSHSGAAEFEFINGIPVFFEKENINTLDSKGEILLTIMASLAQQESLSLSQNVKMGFAFRFQNGELQNAITKAINLVIADRDGFMATLKQNIETVLSVEYDKETGDIDAKLNELQEELLRLAHSKADYEKVADEIYRLREIKQNTMVHNAERQNRRQRIAEMN